One Streptomyces coeruleorubidus DNA segment encodes these proteins:
- a CDS encoding SRPBCC family protein, with protein sequence MVNILLERTAPLPLDEAWRRITQWQRHGEVVPLTRVSVVPPAPTGPGTVVVARSGVGALAFDDPMEVTVWQPPQDGAPGMCRLEKRGRVVLGWAELEVRPGPGGRARVVWREEIRIRLLPSLFDGVLRSSARYVFGRALNRLLRRP encoded by the coding sequence GTGGTGAACATCCTGCTCGAACGTACGGCCCCGCTTCCCCTCGACGAGGCGTGGCGGCGGATCACTCAGTGGCAACGGCACGGTGAGGTCGTGCCGTTGACGCGCGTCTCGGTGGTCCCGCCCGCGCCCACCGGCCCGGGGACCGTCGTTGTGGCCCGCTCGGGCGTCGGGGCGCTGGCCTTCGACGACCCGATGGAGGTCACGGTGTGGCAGCCGCCGCAGGACGGGGCGCCGGGGATGTGCCGCCTGGAGAAGCGGGGCCGGGTGGTGCTGGGCTGGGCGGAGCTGGAAGTGCGGCCGGGGCCCGGGGGTCGTGCCCGGGTGGTCTGGCGGGAGGAGATCCGCATCCGGCTGCTGCCGTCGCTCTTCGACGGCGTACTGCGGTCCTCGGCGCGCTACGTGTTCGGCCGTGCGCTGAACCGTTTGCTCAGACGTCCGTAG
- a CDS encoding TetR family transcriptional regulator C-terminal domain-containing protein encodes MWQRDLRLHVQRAVGAGELSADTDADQLVYELVGVMLALNHFLQLRHDPSAAARARRAVHRLLGS; translated from the coding sequence GTGTGGCAGCGCGACCTGCGTCTGCACGTCCAGCGTGCGGTCGGGGCCGGAGAGCTGTCGGCGGACACGGACGCCGACCAGCTGGTCTACGAACTCGTCGGCGTCATGCTGGCCCTCAACCATTTCCTGCAGCTCCGGCACGACCCGTCCGCCGCCGCCCGCGCCCGCCGCGCCGTGCACCGACTCCTGGGCTCCTGA
- a CDS encoding glycosyltransferase family 2 protein — MTSYAVVIPTLVRDTLADCLAALAAATGPRPEEIVLVDDRPDPEPGKLEHPLSVLGDLRERTTVLTGGGRGPAAARNTGLRAVTAPWTVFLDDDVQIGPHWCDQLAEDLAEASPDIAGVQGVIAVPLPGERRPTDWERGTAGLARAHWITADMAYRTEALKQVGGFDERFQRAFREDADLALRVLDSGWRIRQGRRTTRHPVHPASRWVSVRQQRGNADDALMRHLHGPDWWDKAVAPRGRIRKHAAITTAGVAACALAATGHVRAAAACALGWAAGTAEFARARIAPGPRTRDEVTTMLATSVLIPPAATWHRLTGAVRYRHARAWQEEVAQ; from the coding sequence ATGACCTCGTACGCAGTCGTCATCCCCACCCTCGTACGGGACACCCTCGCCGACTGTCTCGCCGCGCTCGCCGCCGCGACCGGGCCGCGCCCCGAGGAGATCGTCCTCGTCGACGACCGGCCCGATCCCGAACCGGGAAAGCTGGAGCACCCGCTGAGCGTCCTCGGCGACCTGCGGGAGCGCACCACCGTGCTCACCGGGGGTGGACGCGGGCCCGCCGCCGCCCGCAACACCGGGCTGCGGGCCGTGACCGCGCCATGGACCGTGTTCCTCGACGACGACGTCCAGATCGGGCCGCACTGGTGCGACCAACTGGCCGAGGACCTCGCCGAGGCGTCCCCCGACATCGCGGGTGTCCAGGGCGTCATCGCCGTCCCGCTGCCCGGCGAACGCCGCCCCACCGACTGGGAACGCGGCACCGCGGGACTCGCCCGCGCCCACTGGATCACCGCCGACATGGCCTACCGCACCGAGGCGCTCAAGCAGGTCGGCGGCTTCGACGAACGCTTCCAACGCGCCTTCCGCGAGGATGCCGACCTCGCGCTGCGCGTTCTCGACTCGGGCTGGCGCATCCGGCAGGGCCGCCGGACCACCCGCCACCCCGTGCACCCCGCCTCCCGCTGGGTGTCCGTGCGCCAGCAGCGCGGCAACGCCGACGACGCCCTCATGCGCCATCTGCACGGGCCCGACTGGTGGGACAAGGCGGTCGCGCCGCGCGGCCGGATCCGCAAGCACGCGGCGATCACCACCGCGGGCGTCGCCGCGTGCGCCCTCGCCGCCACCGGACACGTCCGGGCCGCCGCGGCCTGCGCGCTCGGCTGGGCGGCCGGCACGGCGGAGTTCGCCCGGGCCCGCATCGCGCCCGGCCCGCGCACCCGCGACGAGGTGACGACGATGCTGGCGACCAGCGTGCTCATCCCGCCCGCCGCGACCTGGCACCGGCTGACCGGCGCAGTGCGCTACCGCCATGCCCGCGCCTGGCAGGAGGAGGTGGCCCAGTGA
- a CDS encoding D-glycero-alpha-D-manno-heptose-1,7-bisphosphate 7-phosphatase, with amino-acid sequence MNPTSPVSPTTPANPVKAVLFDRDGTLVEDVPYNADPDRVRPVEGAREALALLRERGIRTGVVTDQSGVARGLLTDADVRRVNHRVDELLGPFEVFAVCPHGPDDGCHCRKPQPGIVLWAAGRICTRPADLVVIGDTGADVEAARRAGAHGILVPTEQARPEETADADHVAPDLLTAVRAVLDGPPKGRVLADERPIQEAYTAGPGPGRGA; translated from the coding sequence GTGAACCCCACGAGTCCCGTGAGCCCGACGACCCCGGCGAACCCTGTGAAGGCCGTGCTGTTCGACCGCGACGGCACGCTCGTCGAGGACGTCCCCTACAACGCCGACCCCGACCGCGTACGCCCCGTCGAGGGCGCCCGTGAGGCGCTCGCCCTGCTGCGCGAACGCGGCATCCGCACCGGCGTCGTCACCGATCAGTCCGGTGTCGCGCGCGGACTGCTCACCGACGCCGACGTCCGCCGCGTCAACCACCGCGTCGACGAACTCCTCGGCCCCTTCGAGGTGTTCGCCGTCTGCCCGCACGGCCCCGACGACGGCTGCCACTGCCGCAAGCCCCAGCCCGGCATCGTGCTGTGGGCGGCAGGCCGGATCTGCACCCGCCCCGCCGACCTCGTCGTCATCGGCGACACCGGCGCCGACGTGGAGGCCGCCCGCCGCGCCGGCGCCCACGGCATCCTCGTCCCCACCGAGCAGGCCCGCCCCGAGGAGACCGCGGACGCCGACCACGTCGCCCCGGACCTGCTGACCGCCGTCCGGGCCGTACTGGACGGACCGCCCAAGGGCCGCGTCCTCGCCGACGAACGCCCCATCCAGGAGGCCTACACGGCCGGTCCGGGGCCGGGGAGGGGCGCGTGA
- a CDS encoding glycosyltransferase family 9 protein: MAQDQTAKTGTDAGRTAKAADRAPGEPTTPRLLVLRALGLGDLLAGVPALRALRRAYPGYELVLAAPAELEPVAEATGAVDRLLPASAPGRGVPRALDWSGPPPDVAVDLHGNGPPSHRLLLGLRPLKLLAFAHPDMPEIDGPPWYAEEHERDRWCRLLQAYGIDVDPGDLSLPRPRTASPAPGAVVLHPGAGSPARCWPVERYAAVADGLRARGLRVVVTGGAGENDLVARLAKQAGLSDTDVFGGGLPFGRLSALVADAYAVISGDTGIAHLAAAHATRSVTLFGPVAPSRWGPPPIPRHRALWYGPEGDPHGRRPDPALLRITPDDVLRAVDELPGTRHL; the protein is encoded by the coding sequence ATGGCACAGGACCAGACAGCGAAGACAGGGACGGATGCGGGCAGGACAGCGAAGGCCGCGGACAGGGCGCCCGGGGAACCGACGACACCCCGCCTCCTCGTCCTCCGCGCCCTGGGCCTGGGCGACCTCCTCGCCGGTGTCCCCGCGCTGCGCGCTCTGCGGCGGGCCTACCCCGGGTACGAGCTCGTGCTGGCGGCGCCCGCCGAGCTGGAGCCCGTGGCAGAGGCGACGGGGGCCGTGGACCGGCTGCTGCCCGCCTCCGCGCCGGGGCGGGGCGTGCCGCGCGCGCTCGACTGGAGCGGGCCGCCGCCGGACGTCGCCGTCGACCTGCACGGCAACGGACCGCCCAGCCACCGGCTCCTCCTGGGGCTGCGCCCGCTGAAGCTGCTCGCCTTCGCCCACCCGGACATGCCGGAGATCGACGGCCCGCCCTGGTACGCGGAGGAACACGAACGAGACCGGTGGTGTCGGCTGCTCCAGGCGTACGGCATCGACGTCGACCCCGGCGACCTGTCCCTGCCACGCCCGCGCACCGCCTCCCCGGCACCCGGCGCGGTCGTACTGCATCCCGGCGCCGGGTCACCCGCCCGCTGCTGGCCCGTCGAGCGGTACGCGGCCGTCGCGGACGGGCTGCGCGCCCGGGGCCTGCGGGTCGTCGTGACCGGCGGCGCGGGCGAGAACGACCTCGTGGCCCGGCTCGCCAAGCAGGCAGGCCTGTCCGACACCGACGTGTTCGGCGGGGGCCTCCCGTTCGGCCGGCTGTCCGCCCTCGTCGCCGACGCGTACGCCGTGATCAGCGGTGACACCGGCATCGCCCACCTCGCGGCCGCCCACGCCACGCGCTCCGTCACCCTCTTCGGCCCGGTCGCACCGAGCCGCTGGGGCCCGCCGCCCATCCCGCGCCACCGTGCCCTGTGGTACGGCCCGGAGGGCGACCCGCACGGCCGCCGCCCCGACCCCGCGCTGCTGCGCATCACCCCCGACGACGTCCTGCGCGCCGTCGACGAACTGCCCGGCACCCGACACCTGTGA
- a CDS encoding DUF3040 domain-containing protein: MSIGRLPENEQRILDEVERALRRDRRLDRRLRTLRLSRRPDPARLLARLGSYRPRVRTVAVLLAVSVGLMVAGIVTSEPGVIWAFAVMWPPTLFAVFRLMCRWCGG; encoded by the coding sequence GTGTCCATCGGCCGACTTCCCGAGAACGAGCAGCGCATCCTCGACGAGGTGGAACGCGCGCTGCGCCGCGACCGCCGCCTCGACCGCCGGCTGCGCACCCTGCGACTGAGCCGCCGCCCCGACCCCGCCCGGCTGCTGGCCCGCCTCGGCTCCTACCGCCCCCGCGTCCGGACCGTGGCGGTGCTGCTCGCGGTGTCGGTCGGGCTGATGGTGGCCGGGATCGTCACCTCCGAGCCGGGGGTGATCTGGGCGTTCGCCGTCATGTGGCCGCCGACGCTGTTCGCCGTGTTCCGGCTGATGTGCCGGTGGTGCGGGGGCTGA
- a CDS encoding polysaccharide pyruvyl transferase family protein, which produces MRPRRVLLTGWFSFRDGEATAGDVLALRRVEDVLLGTGIPYDVAWSPGFRPEALHLDRLWPEDYSHLVFVCGPLHGPQIEELHRRFAHCVRIAVGTSVIDPTSAAVTGFHRVLPRDAPDSEPVEDLAARAPDAPARPVVGVILTHGQHEYGEPRRHGQVAEEVTRWLARKDCGRLELETRLDTHDWHLSATPAQLQSVLARLDLVVTDRLHGLVIALRVGTPVLAVDPVTGGAKMTAQARACGWPALVPAERLDVRQLDRWWDWCLTGGRVTARQIRDGFREGTVPDSADRLVEALARPVPG; this is translated from the coding sequence ATGCGACCGCGCAGGGTTCTGCTGACCGGGTGGTTCAGCTTCCGGGACGGGGAGGCGACCGCCGGGGACGTGCTGGCCCTGCGCCGGGTGGAGGACGTACTGCTCGGCACGGGCATCCCCTACGACGTCGCCTGGAGTCCCGGCTTCCGTCCGGAGGCGCTGCACCTGGACCGGCTGTGGCCCGAGGACTACTCCCACCTGGTGTTCGTGTGCGGCCCGCTGCACGGGCCGCAGATCGAGGAACTGCACCGGCGGTTCGCGCACTGTGTGCGGATCGCCGTCGGCACCTCGGTCATCGACCCCACCAGCGCGGCCGTGACCGGCTTCCACCGGGTGCTGCCCCGGGACGCGCCGGACAGCGAACCGGTGGAGGACCTCGCGGCCCGCGCCCCGGACGCGCCCGCCCGGCCGGTCGTCGGGGTGATCCTCACGCACGGGCAGCACGAGTACGGGGAGCCGCGGCGGCACGGGCAGGTCGCCGAGGAGGTGACGCGCTGGCTGGCCAGGAAGGACTGCGGCCGGCTGGAGCTGGAGACGCGGCTCGACACGCACGACTGGCATCTCAGTGCCACGCCCGCGCAGCTCCAGTCCGTGCTGGCCCGGCTGGACCTCGTCGTCACCGACCGGCTGCACGGGCTGGTCATCGCGCTGCGGGTCGGCACCCCGGTGCTGGCCGTCGACCCGGTCACCGGCGGCGCGAAGATGACCGCACAGGCCCGGGCCTGCGGCTGGCCCGCGCTGGTGCCCGCCGAGCGGCTGGACGTGCGGCAGTTGGACCGCTGGTGGGACTGGTGTCTGACCGGCGGCCGGGTGACCGCCCGCCAGATCCGGGACGGGTTCCGTGAGGGCACCGTGCCGGACAGCGCCGACCGGCTCGTCGAGGCGCTGGCACGGCCCGTCCCCGGTTAG
- a CDS encoding family 43 glycosylhydrolase, giving the protein MAVLVALATCLTGAPAQAAVPDSPGVTYTNPIAEKRADPHIFKHTDGYYYFTATVPEYDRIVLRRATSIQGLKSAPETTIWTKHASGVMGAHIWAPEIHFIDGKWYVYFAAGATNDIWAIRMYVLEGTGANPLTATWTEKGQIKTQWESFSLDATTFVVNGVRYLAWAQRDPSVNNNTDIYLARMANPWTITGTPVMLSRPTYSWETVGFKVNEGPAVIQRGGKVFMTYSASATDSNYCLGMLTASASANLLSQASWSKSPTPVFASSAATSQYGPGHNSFTVSEDGKSDILVYHDRSYKDISGDPLNDPNRRTRVQKVYWNADGTPNFGIPVADGITPQRFSSYNFPDRFIRHYDYRARIEANVSKLADSQFRVVPGLAGSGTVSLESANFPGYYLRHKNFEVWLEKNDGSARFASDATFHRRAGLADPAGVSYESYNYPGRYVRHWEYLLNVQAVSTATDRADATFYTQ; this is encoded by the coding sequence CTGGCCGTCCTCGTCGCCCTCGCGACCTGCCTCACGGGCGCGCCCGCGCAGGCCGCCGTGCCCGACTCCCCCGGCGTCACCTACACCAACCCGATCGCGGAGAAGCGGGCCGACCCGCACATCTTCAAGCACACCGACGGCTACTACTACTTCACCGCGACCGTCCCCGAGTACGACCGCATCGTGCTGCGCCGGGCGACCAGCATCCAGGGGCTGAAGTCGGCCCCCGAGACGACCATCTGGACCAAGCACGCCAGCGGCGTGATGGGGGCCCACATCTGGGCGCCGGAGATCCACTTCATCGACGGCAAGTGGTACGTGTACTTCGCGGCGGGCGCCACGAACGACATCTGGGCGATCCGCATGTACGTCCTGGAGGGCACGGGCGCCAACCCGCTCACCGCCACCTGGACCGAGAAGGGGCAGATCAAGACCCAGTGGGAGAGTTTCTCCCTGGACGCCACCACCTTCGTCGTGAACGGCGTGCGTTACCTGGCCTGGGCGCAGCGCGACCCGTCCGTGAACAACAACACCGACATCTACCTCGCGAGGATGGCCAACCCCTGGACGATCACCGGTACTCCGGTGATGCTGTCGCGACCCACCTACTCCTGGGAGACCGTCGGCTTCAAGGTCAACGAGGGTCCGGCGGTCATCCAGCGCGGCGGCAAGGTGTTCATGACGTACTCCGCCAGCGCCACCGACAGCAACTACTGCCTGGGCATGCTCACCGCCTCCGCGAGCGCGAACCTGCTCAGCCAGGCGTCCTGGAGCAAGAGTCCGACCCCGGTGTTCGCCAGCAGCGCCGCGACCAGCCAGTACGGTCCGGGCCACAACTCCTTCACCGTGTCCGAGGACGGCAAGAGCGACATCCTCGTCTACCACGACCGCAGCTACAAGGACATCAGCGGCGACCCGCTCAACGACCCCAACCGCCGCACCCGCGTGCAGAAGGTCTACTGGAACGCCGACGGCACCCCGAACTTCGGCATCCCCGTGGCCGACGGGATCACCCCGCAGCGCTTCTCCTCGTACAACTTCCCGGACCGGTTCATCCGCCACTACGACTACCGGGCCCGGATCGAGGCGAACGTCAGCAAGCTCGCCGACTCGCAGTTCCGGGTCGTGCCCGGACTGGCCGGCAGCGGCACCGTCTCGCTGGAGTCGGCGAACTTCCCCGGTTACTACCTGCGGCACAAGAACTTCGAGGTGTGGCTGGAGAAGAACGACGGCAGCGCGCGGTTCGCCTCCGACGCCACGTTCCACCGGCGCGCCGGGCTGGCCGACCCGGCGGGCGTCTCCTACGAGTCGTACAACTACCCGGGGCGATACGTCCGCCACTGGGAGTACCTGCTGAACGTGCAGGCGGTGAGCACGGCGACCGACCGGGCGGACGCCACCTTCTACACCCAGTGA
- a CDS encoding family 43 glycosylhydrolase, with protein sequence MLRTTPAARRRGPLLVCVLALLLALTGVTLPASAADGRPYTNPLKSAKGADPWLTYHDGDYYLITTTFTGVLAMRKSPTLAGLATAPSVQVWSDTTATRNTNIWAPEIHFLNGRWYLYYSAGRSGVACCDSQRTHVLESTGSDPMGPYTYKGSLTGSNLTPGGWLIDASVLQANGRLYLVGSGFVNGGTQSLVIAPMSNPYTLASSTFTVISSPTLSWERSGSPVNEAPEPLYRNGRTFLTYSASSCQTADYKLGLLELTGTDPLNPASWTKKQTPVFQRNDAAGVYGPGHNGFFTSPDGTENWIVYHANSSANGGCGNARTTRAQKFTWNADGTPDFGAPVPLGRTLPGPSGETAAKPTAYTLVNRNSGKCLDVAGGSSADGTNVHQWSCNGGANQRWKVEDLGDDTSRLVNAATGKVLDTAECSAADGADLRQWSWLNNKCQRYRLVYTASDDYVRIVNESTGKVADVTDCGTANGADVRQWTWLNNNCQQWKLVPTT encoded by the coding sequence ATGCTCCGGACCACCCCTGCGGCCAGGCGCCGCGGTCCCCTGCTCGTCTGCGTGCTCGCCCTGCTTCTCGCCCTCACGGGGGTGACGTTGCCTGCGTCCGCGGCGGACGGGCGCCCCTACACCAACCCGCTCAAGTCGGCCAAGGGCGCCGACCCCTGGCTGACGTACCACGACGGCGACTACTACCTGATCACCACGACGTTCACCGGCGTCCTCGCGATGCGGAAGTCGCCGACCCTGGCCGGGCTCGCCACCGCGCCCAGCGTCCAGGTGTGGTCGGACACCACCGCGACCCGCAACACCAACATCTGGGCGCCGGAGATCCACTTCCTGAACGGCCGCTGGTACCTCTACTACTCCGCCGGCCGGAGCGGCGTGGCCTGCTGCGACTCGCAGCGCACCCATGTCCTGGAGAGCACCGGTTCCGACCCGATGGGTCCCTACACGTACAAGGGGTCGCTGACCGGGTCGAACCTCACGCCGGGCGGCTGGCTGATCGACGCGAGCGTGCTCCAGGCGAACGGGCGGCTGTACCTCGTCGGCAGCGGCTTCGTGAACGGCGGTACGCAGAGCCTGGTCATCGCGCCGATGAGCAATCCGTACACCCTGGCGAGCAGTACCTTCACCGTCATCTCCAGCCCGACGCTGAGCTGGGAGCGGTCGGGGTCCCCCGTCAACGAAGCACCCGAGCCGCTCTACCGGAACGGCCGCACCTTCCTGACGTACAGCGCGAGTTCGTGCCAGACGGCCGACTACAAGCTCGGGCTGCTGGAGCTCACCGGCACCGACCCGCTGAACCCGGCGTCCTGGACGAAGAAGCAGACCCCGGTCTTCCAGCGCAACGACGCGGCCGGCGTGTACGGCCCCGGGCACAACGGCTTCTTCACCTCGCCCGACGGCACCGAGAACTGGATCGTCTACCACGCCAACTCCTCGGCGAACGGCGGCTGCGGCAACGCCCGCACCACCCGCGCCCAGAAGTTCACCTGGAACGCCGACGGCACCCCGGACTTCGGCGCCCCGGTCCCCCTCGGCCGCACGCTCCCCGGTCCGTCCGGCGAGACGGCGGCGAAGCCGACGGCGTACACCCTCGTCAACCGCAACAGCGGCAAGTGCCTGGACGTGGCGGGCGGCAGCAGCGCCGACGGCACCAACGTCCACCAGTGGAGCTGCAACGGCGGCGCCAACCAGAGGTGGAAGGTCGAGGACCTCGGCGACGACACCAGCCGGCTCGTCAACGCGGCCACCGGCAAGGTGCTGGACACCGCCGAATGCTCCGCCGCGGACGGCGCCGACCTGCGGCAGTGGTCCTGGCTGAACAACAAGTGCCAGCGCTACCGGCTGGTGTACACGGCGAGCGACGACTACGTCCGGATCGTCAACGAGTCCACCGGCAAGGTCGCCGACGTGACCGACTGCGGCACGGCGAACGGGGCCGACGTACGGCAGTGGACCTGGCTGAACAACAACTGCCAGCAGTGGAAGCTCGTCCCCACCACCTGA
- a CDS encoding transcriptional repressor has product MGEAEESPAVERIHTPGLRSTWQRRAVLDTLGRCREFVSAQELHALLADSGSTVGLTTVYRTLRELDRAGLVDVVRDEGGERLYLGRPAGEHRHYLICRRCGRSRPVDAEAVEEWAARLAETTGFTELEHTLELSGVCGPCGRGPVTASCPPPRPAGRSAGEAGRARQDAYVEVGDRVRGEPGGELGAHPPGGGR; this is encoded by the coding sequence GTGGGCGAAGCGGAGGAGAGCCCGGCCGTGGAGCGCATCCACACGCCGGGGCTGCGCAGTACCTGGCAGCGCCGGGCCGTGCTCGACACCCTGGGCCGCTGCCGCGAGTTCGTCTCCGCGCAGGAACTGCACGCGTTACTGGCCGACTCCGGCAGCACCGTCGGGCTCACCACCGTCTACCGCACCCTGCGCGAACTGGACCGTGCCGGGTTGGTCGACGTCGTACGCGACGAAGGAGGCGAGCGGCTCTACCTGGGGCGGCCGGCCGGCGAGCACCGCCACTACCTCATCTGCCGCCGCTGCGGCCGCAGCCGGCCCGTGGACGCGGAGGCCGTCGAGGAGTGGGCCGCCCGGCTCGCCGAGACCACGGGCTTCACGGAGCTGGAGCACACCCTCGAACTGAGCGGCGTCTGCGGCCCCTGCGGGCGCGGGCCGGTCACGGCGTCCTGCCCGCCGCCCCGTCCGGCCGGCCGGTCAGCCGGCGAAGCGGGCCGTGCCCGTCAGGACGCGTACGTCGAGGTCGGTGACCGCGTCCGCGGTGAGCCGGGCGGTGAACTCGGCGCGCACCCGCCGGGCGGCGGCCGGTGA